In the Theobroma cacao cultivar B97-61/B2 chromosome 1, Criollo_cocoa_genome_V2, whole genome shotgun sequence genome, one interval contains:
- the LOC18613400 gene encoding EID1-like F-box protein 3: MSSTQRRRLNPPSQDSDSDDSGFLDERILLLVLESIKWDLQVICLTASVNRKLRATAKRLLWRKLCVYRAPRMVATLANGAPNGRIGGGWDSLAKLMFYCCGCESTRHFKLSGPSPSHFARASRFSKTSGRSFLTKKCRGDLLFVSDPCEHPMGDKEDDLGIYRGVFRGFMRSKTRACLIRRQVAFEERVRCPYCGTRVWSMTTARLVPKSAARRLGSRDGRLEYFVCVNGHLHGTCWLVPLSSDEEVCDQEEDGDGDDDDDGSEEIDGKAYNHQTVTNGSTSSLGEDF; the protein is encoded by the coding sequence ATGAGTTCCACCCAGAGACGCAGACTCAACCCACCGAGTCAGGACTCCGACTCGGATGACTCGGGGTTCCTTGATGAGCGTATACTCCTCCTCGTCCTTGAGTCCATAAAATGGGATTTGCAGGTCATTTGCTTAACTGCCTCGGTGAACCGCAAGCTTCGAGCTACAGCGAAGCGCTTACTGTGGCGAAAGCTCTGCGTGTATCGCGCACCGCGCATGGTAGCAACATTGGCTAATGGTGCGCCCAATGGAAGAATAGGTGGCGGGTGGGACTCTCTCGCAAAGCTCATGTTCTACTGCTGCGGTTGTGAGTCAACTCGCCATTTCAAGCTGAGTGGGCCGTCTCCGAGTCACTTCGCGAGAGCTTCTCGATTTTCGAAGACCTCGGGTCGGAGCTTCTTGACCAAGAAGTGTCGGGgtgatttgttgtttgttAGTGACCCGTGCGAGCATCCAATGGGGGATAAAGAAGATGATTTGGGGATTTATCGTGGGGTATTTCGGGGATTTATGAGGTCCAAGACGAGAGCTTGCTTGATTAGACGACAAGTGGCGTTTGAAGAGAGAGTGAGATGCCCTTATTGTGGCACGCGCGTGTGGAGCATGACGACGGCTCGGCTCGTCCCCAAGAGTGCGGCTAGGCGACTCGGGTCACGTGACGGTAGGTTGGAGTATTTTGTTTGTGTGAACGGGCACTTGCATGGGACTTGCTGGCTCGTGCCTTTGTCGTCTGATGAAGAAGTTTGTGACCAGGAGGAGGATGgtgatggtgatgatgatgatgatggaagTGAAGAGATCGACGGGAAAGCATATAACCATCAGACAGTGACAAATGGAAGCACGAGCTCGTTAGGGGAAGATTTTTGA